The genomic stretch tctagtcacaatttagtatatagatacatttgaatttaaacaaatttttgacatctatttatggacgcaGGGAGTAGTATATTTCTTGGAAAGTGGAATTTGCACTTTTCTATGTCGATCATCTGAATCGAGACCCATATTGAGTTGAACACTTCCAAAACAAGCAAAGACAGACtccacttgtctcgtgagcattgttAATCCCCGTTGTTTGCCTATCGCCGTCGGCGTTCTGCCTCCGCAATCTGATTCCCGCAATCCTCACCCACCCACCAAACAATCCCTCCCCTGCTCCGGCGATGCCGGCCGGCCAGCCACAAGCGCACGaccccgacggcggcggcggcggcgcgagccacTCCAACAACCACCGCGCCTACTCGCCGCCTCCCGCGGCGCTCCCGTCGGAGGTGGTGCCGGCCTTCCCGCCGCCGGAGTCGGAGGACGACGAGTCCTGGGTGTGGACCCAGATCAAGGCGGAGGCCCGGCGCGACGCCGACGCGGAGCCGGCGCTGGCCTCCTTCCTCTACGCGACGGTGCTCTCGCACCCGTCGCTGCCCCGCTCCCTCTCCTTCCACCTCGCCAACAAGCTCTGCTCCTCCACGCTCCTCTCCACGCTCCTCTACGACCTCTTCCTCGCCTCCCTCACCGCGCACCCCTCCCtccgcgccgccgtcgtcgccgaccTCCTCGCCGCGCGCGCCCGCGACCCCGCCTGCGTCGGCTTCTCCCACTGCCTCCTCAACTTCAAGGGCTTCCTCGCCATCCAGGCCCACCGCGTCGCGCACGTCCTCTGGGCGCAGAACCGCCGCCCGCTCGCGCTCGCCCTCCAGTCCCGCGTGGCCGACGTCTTCGCCGTCGACATCCACCCCGCAGCCGTCGTCGGCAAGGCCATCCTCCTCGACCACGCCACCGGCGTCGTCATCGGCGAGACCGCCGTCGTCGGGGACAACGTCTCCATCCTCCACCACGTCACCTTGGGTGGGACTGGCAAGGCGGTTGGTGACCGGCATCCCAAGATTGGGGATGGGGTGCTCATTGGCGCAGGCGCTACCATCCTCGGCAACGTCATGATTGGAGCCGGGGCCAAGATTGGGGCTGGTTCCGTCGTGCTCATCGATGTGCCggccaggagcacggccgtggggAACCCTGCCAGGCTGCTCGGCAGGAGGAAGAGTGATGGCGAGAAGGAAGAGGACATGCCGGGAGAGTCCATGGATCACACCTCATTCATACGGCAGTGGTCCGACTACACCATTTGACATTTGAGGGAGGGAGCCATT from Lolium rigidum isolate FL_2022 chromosome 4, APGP_CSIRO_Lrig_0.1, whole genome shotgun sequence encodes the following:
- the LOC124649785 gene encoding probable serine acetyltransferase 5, with amino-acid sequence MPAGQPQAHDPDGGGGGASHSNNHRAYSPPPAALPSEVVPAFPPPESEDDESWVWTQIKAEARRDADAEPALASFLYATVLSHPSLPRSLSFHLANKLCSSTLLSTLLYDLFLASLTAHPSLRAAVVADLLAARARDPACVGFSHCLLNFKGFLAIQAHRVAHVLWAQNRRPLALALQSRVADVFAVDIHPAAVVGKAILLDHATGVVIGETAVVGDNVSILHHVTLGGTGKAVGDRHPKIGDGVLIGAGATILGNVMIGAGAKIGAGSVVLIDVPARSTAVGNPARLLGRRKSDGEKEEDMPGESMDHTSFIRQWSDYTI